Within Sphingobium aromaticiconvertens, the genomic segment CCTATTACAGCTTCCATCCGACATGGGATGCGCCGTCGCCTTTGGCCTTTGCGGCGCTCGGTATGCGCGACGTGTCGCCCTATATCCTGCGTGTCCGCGCTCTGGGCCTGGAAGCGCAACTCTATGACGGCGAAGCGTTCAACCCCGAACTGGCGCTGCCGGGGCGGTTCGATTTCACTTTCGTCCTCGTCTATCTCGTCCCGCTGTTTGTGATCGCACTGTTCCATGATCTTGTGTCGAGCGAACGGGAGGCGGGCCGCCTGCGGATGCTAAAGTCGCTGCCCGGCAGAGGTGGCCACCTGTGGCTGCGGCGGGTCGGGCTTCGCTTCGTACTGGTTTATGGCGCGCTTGTCCTGCCACTGCTGGGGGGCGCGCTGCTGTCCGGCGTCGCGCCGCTGACGATGCTGGCGATCCTGCTGCTTGTCGCCGCCTATCTTGCCTTCTGGATCGCATTCACTCTGCTGGTCGATCGCATGGCGTGGAGTTCGGTCGCCAATGCGGCCGCGCTGGCGGGTGTCTGGCTGGTTCTCACGCTGGTCCTGCCGACCATCGCCCATGTCGCGATCAATCAGGCAATTCCGGTCGGCCAAGGTGTCGAGTTGACGCTCGCCCAGCGCGAGGCGGTGAACCGGGCATGGGACATTCCGCGCGAGGACACGATGCATCGCTTCTATGCCAGCCACCCGGAATGGCGGGGCAGCCCGCCCTTGCCGAAGGGGTTCCATTATAAATGGTACTTCGCCTTTCATCAGGTCGGCGACGAAAGCGTGGCCCCGCAGGTCGCGGCTTATCGCGCCGGCCTTGAAGCGCGTGATGCGGCTGCCGGTGCGCTCGGCTGGGTCCTGCCCTCTGTTGGCGTGCAAGCAATTCTGGCGCGGCTGGCGGAAACGGATCTTAAGGCGCAACTCGTCTATCAGGACAGGGTCAGGGCCTATCACGCCCGACTGCGGCAATATTATTACGGCTATCTGTTTACCGATCGGCCGTTCGGGAAGCAGGATTTCGACCGGGCACCCCGCTTTGCAGAAAGCTGATGGCCGGTTCGCGAGAATGTTTTGAATAACCGCTTCCGAGCTTACGCCCGAGCAAATCGAATGACATCAGGGGTGCTCGACCGCCGCCATCTACGCGGCTACCTTCAATCCCGCCCGCTTAAAGGTGAAGGTGATGCTGAAAGAAATGCCCCGCAAATATTGGGCGAATATGCCTGAAACAGCGTTGGTCAGTCAGTTGATTGCGGGCTTATGGCAGAGAGTTGGCTATGGTCGATCGGTCGCAGGATAAGACGGACCCCCCTATGAGTGTGCAGGCTTCGCCGCAACAACGATGGAGCATGCAGAAAGATGAGGCAAAACACTGCACTCGGTGCACTCTTTATCGATGTGCCACGCAGACGGTGTTTGGCGAAGGGCCAGTCAATGCGAAGCTGATGTTCGTAGGCGAACAGCCCGGCGATCAGGAGGATCTCGCGGAACGACCTTTTGTCGGTCCGGCTGGACAGATATTTGACCGGGCACTGGCCGACGCGGGCATCGATCGTGCACAGACTTACGTCACCAATGCGGTAAAGCATTTTAAATTCGAACAGCGGGGCAAGCGACGACTGCATGCGCGCCCAAATGCTGGCGAAATTCAGGCATGCCGCTGGTGGCTGGATCGGGAACGTGCTGTGGTTCGTCCAGCCCTGACCGTCGCGCTGGGCGCAACGGCGGCGCATTCGTTATTGGGGCGAGCAACGTCGATCGCGCCTCTGCGGGGAGCGCCCCAGACCGCGCTGGATGGCGGCGAAACCTGGGTAACTGTTCATCCCAGCTTTCTATTGCGTGTTCGCGCTGATCGGGAAACGGAATATGCGCGTTTCGTGCAGGATTTAACGACCATCGCTGCCCGGCTGGAAAAGATGGCAACGGCAGGTTCATAGTGGTGGGATCTAGCCAAGGCGCGCATTGATCATGCGCGCCTTTGGTTTGGACCCATCTGGCACGGCCAGCTATCTCCTTGCACGAACACAACGGGCGAGAACGTCCTTGCCCGGAGAGGAGACTATCCACCATGACTCACTTTAGCCCCCGCGACATGGCACAGCAGTTGGGCCAGGGGCTTCTGTCATTCCCCGTGACGCATTTCGATGCCGATGGCGCCTTTGAAGAGGCACCCTATCGCGCGCATTGCGCATGGATGCTGGAACATGAACTGACCGGCCTCTTCGCCGCTGGTGGGACCGGCGAGTTTTTCTCGCTCACCCCCAATGAGGTTGCCACTGTCGTTGCCGCAGCGGTCGCTGAAACGGCGGGCAAGATCCCTGTCATATCGGGCTGCGGCTATGGCACGGCGATCGCGGCCGGTATTGCGCGGGACGCGGAAAAGGCGGGCGCTGACGGCGTGCTGTTGCTGCCGCCCTATCTGATGAACAGCAAGCAGGAAGGCCTTGCCGCGCATATCGAGGCAGTCTGCCGCGCCACCGGTCTGGGCGTCATCGTCTATAACCGCGACAATGGCATCGTGGATGACGAAACGCTGGCACGGCTGTGTGAGCGTAATCCTAACCTCGTCGGCTTCAAGGATGGCGTGGGGGACATCGAACTGATGACCCGCATCTATGCCCGCATGGGCGATCGCTTGACCTATATCGGCGGATTGCCGACGGCGGAGACGTTCGCCACCCCCTATCTCACCATGGGTGTCACGACCTATTCATCGGCGATCTTCAATTTCATGCCTGCATGGGCGCTGGCCTTCTACAAGGCGGTGCGCGCAGGCGATCAGGCCTATGTGATGGAGCAGCTACGCCAGTTCGTGCTGCCCTATATCGCGCTGCGCAACAAGGGGCGCGGCTATGCCGTGTCGATCGTGAAGTCAGGCATGAAGATCATCGGCCGCGACGCAGGCCCGGTCCGTTCACCGCTCACTAACCTGTCGGCAGCCGAGGAAGCCGAACTGCGCGCGCTGATCGAAAAGGCATCGCCCGAGTTGCTGTCTGCCGCCGCGTAACGTGGAGAAGGTGACTTGGCCGGCGGGCACGGATAGTCTGGCATGATGTTTGAACTCAGCCAGCTTCGTTGCTTCGTCGCCGCCGCCGAAGAACTCCATTTCGGTCGCGCGGCCCAGCGCCTCAACATGACCCAGTCTCCACTCAGCCGCCAGATACAGTTGCTGGAGCGAATACTGGACGTGCAACTGCTGGAACGCACCAGCCGGCAGGTCAGTCTGACCCCGGCTGGCAGCGTCTTCCTGATCGAAGCGCGGCGGATCGTCCGGTTGGCCGACAGCGCCGCCCTGTCGGCGCGGCGCGTGGCGAAGGGCGACGCCGGGCGTGTCGCGATCGGCTTCACGGCGGTATCAGGTTATAATGTCGTGCCGCGCATCGTCGCGCAGGCCCGCGCCTCCCTGCCCAATATCGAACTGGAATTGCGTGAGATGGTGTCGAACGAACAAGTCGACGCCCTGCTGACCGGCCTCATCGACATCGGCTTCGTCCGTCCCCCGGTCGACCGGCACGAGTTCGAGACTAGCTGCGTGCTCAAGGAACCCCTGATCGTTGCTCTGCCCCCCGGTGATGCGCGCCAGTCGAAAGCTGCGCTGGCCCCCGCCGATTTCGACGGCCAGCCGCTCATCATGTATTCGCGTCAGGGTGCCAGCTATTTCCACAATATGCTGGTCAACCTGTTCGAGGAGGCACAGGTCGCCCCCCTCTATGTCCAGCATGTGACCCAGATTCATTCGATGCTGGGGCTGGTTCATGCGGGTCTGGCCGCTGCGATCGTGCCTGAAAGCGCGACCGGCCTGCACATGATGGACGTGCAGTTCCGGCGACTCATGACGCCGCAGGAGCGCCCCGTCGAGCTGCACATGGCCTGGCGGCGCGACAATCATAATCCGGCCCTACCAACGATGCGCCAGCTTTGCGCGGAAAGCACCGGCGGATGACAGGCGTCGACCGGCGCACGCTTCTCGCCGGGATGGCGATTGCGCCGCTGGCGACACGAGCCTCTGCGAAAATAGCCAGCCCGATTGCGCTCACCCGTTACGGCAGGGTGCGTGGTGCCATCGAGAAGAACGTCCTCGTCTTTCGCGGTATCCGTTATGGCGCGAACACCGCCCCGCGTCGCTTCCGTCGCGCCCTTCCGCCCAAACCTTGGTCCGGCATCACGGACGCCACACGCTATGGTGCCGCCGCCCCACAGACAAAGGCCAGCGAACCCACGAGCGAGGACTGCCTGTTCCTCAATGTCTGGACACCCGCGCTGGATGCAGGGAAGCGCCCGGTCATGGTCTATCTGCACGGCGGCGCGCATGCTCATGGGTCGGGCAGCGACCCGCTCTATGACGGCGGCAATCTGGTAAAGCGCGGCGATGTTGTCGTCGTGACACTCAACCATCGGCTGGCAGGGCTGGGCTACGCCTACCTGGCGGGACTGGGCGGCCCGGCGGAGTCGGGCAATGTCGGGAATCTCGACATCATATTGGCGCTTGAGTGGGTGCGCGACAACATCGCCAGCTTCGGCGGCGATCCGGGACGCGTCATGCTGTTCGGCCAGTCGGGTGGCGGGGCAAAGGTGGTGACGTTGATGGCCATGCCGGAAGCGCGTCCAATGTTTCACGCCGCCGCGACGATGAGCGGCCAGCATGTTACCGCCGCCGGACCGATGCACGCTACCACCCGTGCGCGCGCCTGGATGGCGAAGGCAGGAGCGCCCGATGTCGCCACTCTGCAACGCCTGCCGGTCGAACGGCTGGTCGACGCCATGGCGATGACCGACCCGCTGGAGGGCAGGGGCGAAATCAGTTTCGTTTCGACCCTCGATCATGGCGTGCTGCCGCGCCATCCTTTCATACCCGATGCCCCGCGCGAAGCGGCGCATATCCCCCTGATCGTCGGCAACACCCATGACGAAACCGCGCTCTGGATCGAAAAGACACTGCGCGCGGGCGACACGACATGGGACAACTTGCCCGAACGCTATGCGCTGGCAACGACCAAAGACCTCGCGCCCGATCATGTCATCCGCCGTTATCGCGAACTCTACCCCACCCGGACCCCCGGCCAGATATTGCTCGCCGCGACGACTGCCGGGCGGTCCTGGCCCGGCCATCTGATACAGGCGGAAGAGCGCGCAAAGATCGGCGCACCGACCTGGATGTATCAGCTCGATTTCCCTTGTCCCGAGGCTGGCGGTATTCTTGGCGCCTTCCACACGCTCGATATCCCGTTGGTGTTCGACAATGTCGATGCCCCCGGATCGCGCACGGGCGCCAGTTCCGACGCGCGACGGCTTGCCGGGCAGATGGCCGACGCCTTCATTGCGCTGGCCCGCACCGGCGATCCCAATGGCGGCACTCGTCCCCGCTGGCCGCACTATGATCTTGCCCGGCGATCAACGATGATCTTCGACCGCACCCTGCGGATAGAGGATGATCCGCGGCGGGAGGAGCGGCTGTTATTCGCGGTCGCGCCCTATATCAAACCGGGCGGCTGACCCTCATACCCGATCCCATGGGAAGTCCAGCGTCGGACGATTGGCATAGCGCGTCATGGCCAGCGTCAGTTGTGTGCCACAGCCTGGCTCCAGCCGGATAGTCACATCGCGACCGCCCGTGGCGATCCTCCGTCCGTCCAGCGTCACGCTGTCGACACGATGTTCGGCATAAGCGCCGCCCTGTACGGTCACGCTGCGCGCCTCACGCGGGTTGAGGTTGACCAGCATCACCTGCGTCGACCGACCGTCCATTGCCTGCACCAGTGCCGCCACATCCGCAGGCACACCGGCGCGGCGCGCCACCGGATCGAAATAGCGCAGGCGGCAATGCAGCGGCACGCCCCCCTGCGGCGGCGATGTTTTCGACCAGGGAGGACGGGCGATATGCAATCCGCCCGTCATCAACTGCACCAGGCTGGTAACGCTGGCGGGGTTGATGCCGATCGGCCAGTCCGCCAGCCGCGTCTGCGGCGTTGTCGTATCCGTTTCCCGCGTCTTCATCCGTTCGGCCACGCGCGCCAGATCGGCTGCCAGCGCCTGTTCGGGATAGGCGGGGTTGCGCCCCTCCAGATAATCCAGCCAAGGGTGCGCCCCCGCCGCCGCCCGATCGTCGGCGCGCTGCGACATATACCAGATCTCGAACCCGTTGCTGCGATAAGGGCCGGGCTTCCAACCATACCAGCTCTGCGCGCCATACATGGTCGGCGCGGACGATACGCCCTTCACGACCTGCATCTGCGCGTTGATCCGCGCATTCTGCCGTCGCCACAGGTCGATATAGCCAAGGTCGCCTGTCATCACGACTGCGCCCATGAAGGCGGTAATCGACCTCGGCACCCGGTTGCGATCCTCCCTCACGCCGGTCTGCGGCACAACTGGAGAAAAGCCCCAACCATAGACGCCCTTCCACCAATCCTCGCCAACAGTCCCGTCAGGCCGAACGTAACTGGGCAATATGTCGTCATTCTTTGTCGCCCGATCGACCCAGGCATCCAGATAGTCGAGTGCCCAGCGACGATAGCCCTCTCCACCACCTAGCGCATAGGCGTTGAGGCCCAGTGTCGTCGATTGCAGGTTCAGCGGATTATCGCCGACCACATCGCCATAGTCGGCATAATGATCCAGTGTCTCGCGATAGGTCGTCTCGCCATGCTCCATGTGGAAGGGGGCGGGATCGAACGGATCACCGACCCAGTCCAGCGGCGTGGCCTCACGCAGCATAGGCCCCTTGCTGCCGTTAAGCAGGCTCCGCATCATCCGCAGCTTTATATCGTAATTATGCACGGTCGGGTCGCGCCCGGTATAGAAATCGGCATAGCGGCGCGTTCGCTCCAGCAGCTTTGCATCGCGAGGCCGGGATAGCCCCATGACGTTGAAACTGGTCAGCCCTTCGGCATTATGCTGCCAATCCATCTGCACCGGGAATTCGCGATAATACATGCCTTCCCGCGCGATCGGGACATCGACCGTGCGTGCGGCGGTGAATTGTTTGAGATGCCCTTCCCAAAAGCGGCTGGCGAGCGTCGCGATCCGGTCGCTGCCACCCAGCGCGTGCAACAGGAACCAGTCATTGGTTGCTTCCGCCGCGTCATCCGGCCCGTCATTGGCGCCCCAGCGCTCAAACACCTTCAATCGATCGCTGTCATCCACATATTGGGCGTAGAAGGCCTCACAAGCCTCAGCATTCACATCGAGCAGACGCCGCTGCATCACCGCCCAGGTCGGGGCCGCCATCGGCTTTGCAACCACCAGTTGCGGGCGTGAACCTCGCGCCTGCGCGGGCACTGCAATTGCCGCGACACCTGTTGCCAGGAAACGCCGCCGATCGACCCGCATCAGGCGATCTCCAGCCGACGGATCGGCCCCACGATGACAAGGAAGGAAAAGATGGTGAGCAGGCAATGCGCGCCCACGAACACCAGCGCCAGGTCGAACGATCCGGTCATCGCCACGATATAGCCGACGACGATCGGCGTCACGATGCCAGCGACATTGCCGAACATGTTGAAGACGCCGCCTGATAGCCCGGCCAGCGATTTGGGGGCGACATCAGCCATAACTGCCCAGCCGAGCGAAGCTATGCCCTTGCCGAAGAAGGCGACCGCCATCAGCGTGACGACCAGCCATTCCGCCTCCACCCAGACGCAGGCAATGATCATCGTCGCCAGCAACATGCCCACCACCAGCGGCCCCTTGCGCGCCAGATCGAGATTGCCGGTGCGCTTCAATATCCGGTCGGAGGCAAAGCCGCCGATCAGTCCGCCCACAAAGCCGCACAATGCAGGCGCAGCCGCTGCGAACCCGGCCTCCATGATGTTAAGACCGCGTTCCTTCACCAGATAAATGGGGAACCATGTGACAAAGAAATAGGTCAGCACATTGATGCAATATTGGCCCAAATAGATGCCCAGCATCATGCGGTTGGCGAGCAACTGGCGAACATTGTGCCAGGTGAAGGTGGATGCCTTCGCCGCTTGTCCGACCCCATCCTCCATATGGATCAACCCGCCGCCCGTTTCGATATGCGCGAGTTCAGTCGCATTGATGGCCGGATGTTTGGCCGGACTGTGGATGAAGCGCACGAACATCGCGGTCGCAACCAGCCCCAGCGCGCCCATTACCCAAAAAACCGCCCGCCAGCCGAAATCATGGACCAGCCAGCCCATCAGCGGCGCGAAGGCAACCAGAGAGAAATATTGCGCGCTGTTAAAAATCGCCGAGGCCGTGCCGCGTTCCGCTCCGGGGAACCAGGCCGCGACCAGTCGCGCATTGCCGGGGAAGGAGGGGGCTTCCGCCACCCCAACCATGAAGCGCAGCGCGAACAGGGTTGCCACCACCGGCAGCCCGGCGATCAGCCCGACTGTGCCCTGCATAGCCGTGAAGATTGACCAGATCGCAATCGCGCCGGCATAGATGCGCTTGGTGCCGAACCGGTCGAGCAGCAGGCCGCCCGGTATCTGTCCCAGCACATAGGCCCAGGCGAAGGCCGACAGGATGAAACCCGTCTGTACCGGCGAAATGCCCAGCTCTCCCGCCGCCGCATTGCCAGCGATCGAGAATGTGGCCCGATCCGCATAGTTGATCGCGGTGATCAGAAAGATGAAAGCAATGATCTTATAGCGCACATAGGTTGGACGCTCGGCAGGCAAGGCGGCGGCAACGGTAGCTTGGGTCAATGGAAGGCTCTCCTTGTGGTCGCCACCCGTCTTACGAGGCGGTCGAAGCGCTGATCCGCACGCTAGCGTCACCATTCCGGCCGGTCCAAGTCCAAATAGGGCATGATCCAGCCATTTCTTGGCATGATTGAAAAGAGGCATCTATCATTAGTGCAAGCCGTGCATTGATCCATGCCGGATTGGGAATGGCGTCTTCATGACCGTCGGGGCTATCGACTGGGGACCGATCCGGCATTCAAGGCCGGGCAATGATAGCGCATCGCGCATCCTTAGGGGAGTGAGAAGGCCATGAACGCCACCCATCAGTTTAAGACGATTCTAAGCCTCTCGAGTGCGATCACCACGATCGCGCTCGCACCGCTCGGCCTGGCACAAACCGATGTTCCGGCTGCATCGCCACCTGCCACCGTTGCACAGGTTGACAACAGCGCGCCCGACATCGTCGTCACCGGCTTCCGCGCCAGCCTCAGCAGCGCGCTCAACGTCAAGCGCAATGAAACCGCGACGATCGATGCGATCAAGGCGGAAGACATCGCCGAATTCCCCGACCTCAATCTCGCCGAATCGCTTCAACGCATTCCCGGCGTCGCCATCAGTCGCGTCAACGGCGAAGGCCGCAACATCTCTGTTCGCGGCCTTGGCCCCGAATATACCCGTGTTCGCATCAACGGCATGGAAGCCATCGGCACCACCGGCGGCACGGACAATTCGGGCGGCGTCAATCGCGGCCGCGGTTTCGATTTCAATATCTTCTCGTCCGACCTGTTCAGCAACTTGTCGGTCCGCAAAACCGCGACCGCCGATGTCGAGGAAGGCTCGCTGGGCGGCGTCGTCGACCTCCAGACCGCCCGCCCGCTGGACTATCGCAAGCCGACCGCCGTTCTCTCGGCAGGCGTCAGCTATAACGATCTGCGCGAAAAGGCGACACCGCGCCTTTCGGGTCTGGTCGCCACGCAGACGAGCGACGGGCGCTTCGGGGTGTTGCTCTCGGTCGCATATGAGGAGCGTCGCCTGAAGGAAGAGGGCGCGAACATCACGCGCTGGACCTATGGCGGCTTCAACAACGGCTTTAACGCCGCCTCGACCCTGCCGGGCAAGACGATCGCCCAGATCAACGACCCCGATCCCGATACCGCATTGTTCCACCCGCGCATTCCGGGTCTGGTCAGCTACGACATCTCGCAAAAGCGCCTTGGCGCTGCCGGTTCGATCCAGTTCAAGCCGACCGACCGCACGATGATCGTGATCGACGGCCTCTATTCGCGGCTGGACGGCACCCGCAAGGAAGCCCAGCTCCAGGCGATCAGCTTCAGCCGCTCAGGCACCGGCAAGCCGCAGACTATCATCCGCGATGGCGTGGTGGACGGGAATAACAACATCATCAGTGGTCGGTTCGACAATGTCGATCTGCGTTCGCAGGCGCGTTACGATGTGCTGAAGACCGAATTTTATCAGATTGACGGCACGATCGACCAGGAAATCACCGACCGGCTGAAGGTCGGCGTGACGGCGGGCCATGCCAAGTCGGACTTCCGCAATCCAGTCCAGACGACCGTCACGATCGATGCGGTCAACACCGGCAATTTCCAATATGATTTCACAACCCGCTTCCCGAATATTTCGCCCGGCGTGGACGTCAGCAATCCGGCCAGCTTCGGCTTCATCAACGGCACATCCGAAGTCCGCATCCGGCCGCAGACCGTGACCAACGCCTTCACCACGGCCAAGGGCTTTGTCGAGTGGGAAGCCCATCCGATGGTGACGCTCAAGGTCGGAGCCGACTGGCGCAAATTTGAATATGACTCGACCGAGCGGCGGCGCCTGTCGGGCGAAACCGTGGTCGCGCCGCTGACGGCCGCGCAACTGGCCGGCATGACCACGCTCTTCTCCGGCTTTGGCAAGGGACTGAATGTCCCCACCGGAACGCCGACGGCCTGGGTCATCCCCAATCTCGACGCCTTCATCAGCCAGGGCAATATCCTGGGCAACCCGATCTATGCGACGGGGGGGATCGAGAACGCCACCGCGCGCGGCTCTTTCATCACTGTGAAGGAAGAGGATTTCGGAGCTTGGGGCATGGCCCGGTTCAACCTTGAGGATGCAGGCGTTCCCATTCGCGGCGACATTGGTGTGCGCTATGTGAAGACAGACCAGTTCTCGACCGGTTACGCCAGCCAGGGATCAGCGATCAATCTTGTCTCTGCTGACCGCAGCTACAAGCGCTGGCTGCCCTCGCTCAACCTTGTCGGCAACATCACCGACACCCTTCAGGTCCGGTTTGCTGCGGCCAAGACGCTGGCTCGCGCTGGCATCTCTTCCCTGACGCCCGGCGGCAACCTCAACGTATCAGGCGGCAATCGCAGCTTTTCAAGCGGCAACCCGGACCTGCGCCCGACATCGTCGAAGAATCTCGATGCGTCGATCGAATGGTATCCGGTGCAGGGCGCAATCTACGCCGTGTCCGCCTTCCGCAAGGATATCGGCACCTTCGTCCAGACATTGAGCCTTGGCCTTCCCTACAGCAGCCTTGGCCTGCCAGATTCGTTGCTGACCGGCACCACCGCCTCGCCCAGCGACATCTTCATCGTCAGCCAGCCTGTCAATTCGTCAGGCGGCATCCTCAAGGGGTTCGAGGTCAACATCCAGCAACCCTTGAGCTTTCTGCCGGGCTTCCTGTCGAACTTCGGCGTGCTGGCCAACTATACCTATGTCAAATCGAACATCGAATATCTGACTGCCGCCAATGGCAGTGCATCGGTGACAGCGCCGCTGGTCGGCCTGTCCAAACATGCCGCCAATGCCACCCTTTATTATGAGACGGAGAAATTCCAGATCCGCGGATCGCTGGCCTATCGCGACAAGTATCTGACCGCCGTGCCGGGGACTGAAGGGAACGCCTTTAACGGCACCAACAGCACCCTGAACGTCGATGCTCAGGTCAGCTACAATGTCACCGAAAAGCTGAAGCTCAGTCTGGAAGGCATCAATCTGACCGACGAGCAGAACGACCAGTTCGTTGACGAAACCAACCGCCTCAACGTGCTGACCCACAGCGGTCGCCAGTTCAACCTCGGAGTACGCTACGCCTTCTGACACCCTTCTGCGGCGTCGTGTTCTCCCTTGCCAGTTGCTCGCGTGAGCAACTGGCATTTTTCTTGCCGCTGCTGGCGAGGGGGTAGCTGTGGTGGCGCATGATCGCGGGCCATTACGCAGACGAATTTTCAGCGCCCATAGCAGATGTATGGCCGTGCGCGAGCTGCAAGCGCCTCAATCCCGTCCGCAGAGGATAAGTCGTTCTCTCGTGTCATGGCTGCGGTCGAACGCCTAAGGAGCCATGCGGCGAACGCGCTTCTATTTGCCGACCTAATCGCCGTCGTCGGCCCGCGATCCGATCCGGGAGAAGTCTATCGTTTTTTCAAAGAAGGCGGTACCCCAACGATAGCTGAATGTCTGCGGTGCTGGACCTCTACTTGGCCGATCCCTCGCTACCCCGGCCCCGCTTTATGAAGGGCAGCTATCGCCAAAGAGTTGCTCCGAAGCCGACTGTTCGGCAATCCCCAACCCGGTCATTTAAAAATGGCCCAAGGCTTGATGAAAGCAGATGCAAAGACGGCGACAAATGAATGTTTCAGAAGGATAAAAATCGACTGTCGAATTTATTCCTGTGAAATCAGATCAGCTCTTAGCGAAACAAATGATCATAAATTGAGACAATGCCCAAAAAATCTATTGGGCAACTTTACCAGATATGACCGTTCGTTTGTGCAGTACAGCCTGCATCGGTTCGTCGCACGACGCGCTCCAATTGTCTGCACAAGAGCCGGAGTGACCGGTCTGTTCATGTACTGGAAAGGTTGGTCTGAACAGGCAGAGCATCCATGGCGCTCCCCGCAGCGCCATGCGGCACATCTTACGAAGCTAAATGGAGAGGGTTCTGACAGCTGAATACGCCATCACGCGGACGGCAGTCGGACGAGAAGCTGCGGTCATGCAGGCCCGACTAGTCGAATTTTGAAGGAGGAGCGTGATGAA encodes:
- a CDS encoding ABC transporter permease, giving the protein MSLLSHELRLLLRSRMAMGALALVAFLSVASIIAGMVEVAHQRAVIARIAPQQAEDIGAIAKWVDHDKDAGSAAYYSFHPTWDAPSPLAFAALGMRDVSPYILRVRALGLEAQLYDGEAFNPELALPGRFDFTFVLVYLVPLFVIALFHDLVSSEREAGRLRMLKSLPGRGGHLWLRRVGLRFVLVYGALVLPLLGGALLSGVAPLTMLAILLLVAAYLAFWIAFTLLVDRMAWSSVANAAALAGVWLVLTLVLPTIAHVAINQAIPVGQGVELTLAQREAVNRAWDIPREDTMHRFYASHPEWRGSPPLPKGFHYKWYFAFHQVGDESVAPQVAAYRAGLEARDAAAGALGWVLPSVGVQAILARLAETDLKAQLVYQDRVRAYHARLRQYYYGYLFTDRPFGKQDFDRAPRFAES
- the kdgD gene encoding 5-dehydro-4-deoxyglucarate dehydratase, producing the protein MTHFSPRDMAQQLGQGLLSFPVTHFDADGAFEEAPYRAHCAWMLEHELTGLFAAGGTGEFFSLTPNEVATVVAAAVAETAGKIPVISGCGYGTAIAAGIARDAEKAGADGVLLLPPYLMNSKQEGLAAHIEAVCRATGLGVIVYNRDNGIVDDETLARLCERNPNLVGFKDGVGDIELMTRIYARMGDRLTYIGGLPTAETFATPYLTMGVTTYSSAIFNFMPAWALAFYKAVRAGDQAYVMEQLRQFVLPYIALRNKGRGYAVSIVKSGMKIIGRDAGPVRSPLTNLSAAEEAELRALIEKASPELLSAAA
- a CDS encoding LysR family transcriptional regulator, with product MMFELSQLRCFVAAAEELHFGRAAQRLNMTQSPLSRQIQLLERILDVQLLERTSRQVSLTPAGSVFLIEARRIVRLADSAALSARRVAKGDAGRVAIGFTAVSGYNVVPRIVAQARASLPNIELELREMVSNEQVDALLTGLIDIGFVRPPVDRHEFETSCVLKEPLIVALPPGDARQSKAALAPADFDGQPLIMYSRQGASYFHNMLVNLFEEAQVAPLYVQHVTQIHSMLGLVHAGLAAAIVPESATGLHMMDVQFRRLMTPQERPVELHMAWRRDNHNPALPTMRQLCAESTGG
- a CDS encoding carboxylesterase/lipase family protein codes for the protein MTGVDRRTLLAGMAIAPLATRASAKIASPIALTRYGRVRGAIEKNVLVFRGIRYGANTAPRRFRRALPPKPWSGITDATRYGAAAPQTKASEPTSEDCLFLNVWTPALDAGKRPVMVYLHGGAHAHGSGSDPLYDGGNLVKRGDVVVVTLNHRLAGLGYAYLAGLGGPAESGNVGNLDIILALEWVRDNIASFGGDPGRVMLFGQSGGGAKVVTLMAMPEARPMFHAAATMSGQHVTAAGPMHATTRARAWMAKAGAPDVATLQRLPVERLVDAMAMTDPLEGRGEISFVSTLDHGVLPRHPFIPDAPREAAHIPLIVGNTHDETALWIEKTLRAGDTTWDNLPERYALATTKDLAPDHVIRRYRELYPTRTPGQILLAATTAGRSWPGHLIQAEERAKIGAPTWMYQLDFPCPEAGGILGAFHTLDIPLVFDNVDAPGSRTGASSDARRLAGQMADAFIALARTGDPNGGTRPRWPHYDLARRSTMIFDRTLRIEDDPRREERLLFAVAPYIKPGG
- a CDS encoding MFS transporter produces the protein MTQATVAAALPAERPTYVRYKIIAFIFLITAINYADRATFSIAGNAAAGELGISPVQTGFILSAFAWAYVLGQIPGGLLLDRFGTKRIYAGAIAIWSIFTAMQGTVGLIAGLPVVATLFALRFMVGVAEAPSFPGNARLVAAWFPGAERGTASAIFNSAQYFSLVAFAPLMGWLVHDFGWRAVFWVMGALGLVATAMFVRFIHSPAKHPAINATELAHIETGGGLIHMEDGVGQAAKASTFTWHNVRQLLANRMMLGIYLGQYCINVLTYFFVTWFPIYLVKERGLNIMEAGFAAAAPALCGFVGGLIGGFASDRILKRTGNLDLARKGPLVVGMLLATMIIACVWVEAEWLVVTLMAVAFFGKGIASLGWAVMADVAPKSLAGLSGGVFNMFGNVAGIVTPIVVGYIVAMTGSFDLALVFVGAHCLLTIFSFLVIVGPIRRLEIA
- a CDS encoding TonB-dependent receptor, whose protein sequence is MNATHQFKTILSLSSAITTIALAPLGLAQTDVPAASPPATVAQVDNSAPDIVVTGFRASLSSALNVKRNETATIDAIKAEDIAEFPDLNLAESLQRIPGVAISRVNGEGRNISVRGLGPEYTRVRINGMEAIGTTGGTDNSGGVNRGRGFDFNIFSSDLFSNLSVRKTATADVEEGSLGGVVDLQTARPLDYRKPTAVLSAGVSYNDLREKATPRLSGLVATQTSDGRFGVLLSVAYEERRLKEEGANITRWTYGGFNNGFNAASTLPGKTIAQINDPDPDTALFHPRIPGLVSYDISQKRLGAAGSIQFKPTDRTMIVIDGLYSRLDGTRKEAQLQAISFSRSGTGKPQTIIRDGVVDGNNNIISGRFDNVDLRSQARYDVLKTEFYQIDGTIDQEITDRLKVGVTAGHAKSDFRNPVQTTVTIDAVNTGNFQYDFTTRFPNISPGVDVSNPASFGFINGTSEVRIRPQTVTNAFTTAKGFVEWEAHPMVTLKVGADWRKFEYDSTERRRLSGETVVAPLTAAQLAGMTTLFSGFGKGLNVPTGTPTAWVIPNLDAFISQGNILGNPIYATGGIENATARGSFITVKEEDFGAWGMARFNLEDAGVPIRGDIGVRYVKTDQFSTGYASQGSAINLVSADRSYKRWLPSLNLVGNITDTLQVRFAAAKTLARAGISSLTPGGNLNVSGGNRSFSSGNPDLRPTSSKNLDASIEWYPVQGAIYAVSAFRKDIGTFVQTLSLGLPYSSLGLPDSLLTGTTASPSDIFIVSQPVNSSGGILKGFEVNIQQPLSFLPGFLSNFGVLANYTYVKSNIEYLTAANGSASVTAPLVGLSKHAANATLYYETEKFQIRGSLAYRDKYLTAVPGTEGNAFNGTNSTLNVDAQVSYNVTEKLKLSLEGINLTDEQNDQFVDETNRLNVLTHSGRQFNLGVRYAF